TTTGCAGGTATTGTTTTGGACTCTGGAGACGGTGTTAGCCACACTGTCCCCATTTATGAGGGCTATGCCCTTCCACACGCTATCCTTCGTCTTGACCTGGCAGGTCGTGACCTTACCGATGCACTTATGAAAATCTTGACTGAGCGTGGCTATTCCTTCACTACCACCGCTGAGCGTGAAATTGTGAGGGATATGAAGGAGAAGCTGGCATATATTGCCCTTGATTATGAGCAAGAGCTAGAAACTGCAAAGACTAGCTCTGCAGTTGAGAAGAGCTATGAATTGCCTGATGGGCAGGTAATCACCATTGGTGCTGAGCGTTTCCGCTGTCCTGAAGTCCTTTTCCAGCCATCCATGATTGGAATGGAATCTGCAGGCATTCACGAAACCACATACAACTCCATCATGAAGTGCGATGTCGATATCAGGAAGGATTTGTATGGAAATATTGTGCTCTCTGGTGGTTCAACAATGTTCCCTGGCATTGCTGACAGAATGAGCAAGGAAATTACTGCATTGGCCCCAAGCAGCATGAAAATTAAAGTGGTGGCCCCACCTGAGAGAAAGTATAGTGTCTGGATTGGAGGCTCCATCTTAGCATCTCTCAGCACCTTCCAGCAGGTACGTGTAATTATGATGGTCACAATAACGGTTGAAATCGTAGATTGTGGGAATGGAATATTATCATTTCTAATCTTGTTTATAATACTTGTTCCACTGAAGCCTCTTTGCAGGATGTAGTTCTTGATATATTGTATTTCTGTTCTTATATTCCTTGTTTAGGAACAACAACAGGCACGACTATGGCTGAACTGTggtattattttctaataatcCTAATGTGATTTCATTGTTTATGTTTTGGTACGCAGATGTGGATTGCGAAGGCTGAGTATGATGAATCTGGCCCATCTATTGTGCACAGGAAATGCTTCTAATTCTGTGTGATGGGATAGTGGAAGCAAAGTTATGTTTTCTGCAAAGTTATTATTGTACCTTTGTTTCTTATGAATTTCATGTCATGTATTGTTGAAGCAATTAGCTAAGAGAGCATTAGAGCAGATTGCAGGGAGTTTcaaattctttcattcttattttctGTTACCGGTTGTTGAACAGCTTTTGTTCAATACTAAATTTGAAACGGTCtgcattttgttattaatCTGGATTTATATGCTTCTACTCGGAAggaaaaatttatattgttttatttttagggttcCAATTAACTTTTCATTCAGTAGCTAATAATCTTTACCTTTTGGatgtttgatttcatttttcttatatgaTGATTTACCTTAAGAGATTATGAGGTGCCTTTGGACTAAGAGAATGCAActcaaaattaagattttctcTGGGATTGAAGTGCTTTACCTTAAGTTTTACCTTAAAAGCTACagttattgtgaaaaaaacattgtaactataaaataaaaattaataatatgtaaaaaatataaattttaaataataattttgataaaattattaaagatataataatttttttattatacaaataaaaaattatatgcagATATCTTTTAGGTTATAACAATTagtgtttatcaaatattttaatattttaatttttaaattataattatccaACTTTATTTTCCAACCTTATTTCCTAAAGCATCCTAAAAGATTTTTGGATTAAGGTTATTTTTACatacctcccctgaggtttcaGATAATAACAGTTTAATAGAAAGTatctttgtatttttatatCCCTCCCCTACAGTTAGTATTTCCGTCAATTGACCGTTAATGGACCAATAGGATAACGAAAATACCCTTTCAAGGCTGACATGTACAATTTTCCAGTAAATTTTAGCAGTGTAATGATATGAGCGAGCGTGGGCTagcatgcattttttttttttttttgaaaagggaaagaaacaCTTTCATAACTTCAACAAAGATAGTACATCCATTATAGGAGCTGGAACACCAACAGCAGAGCCCCAGGCTTAGCCTTAAAGAAACACAAACATGGGAGATCTGATGAAGCTTCTTCACAGCTCAAGAAGGGTTTTAGCCACGAGAGTAGAGCTTCACCGCCACCACCTGCTATTGATCAAGAAGAAACTGTCAAAGAAGTTCTCTCCGAAACCCATAAACCAAAACCAAAGCCAAACCCATACCCAGTTTTCGCTGCTCATATGAAACAAGAGTTGCAGCAACAACAAGAACGAGAACAAGAGAAAGAGGCCAAGATTAGTGATAGCCCCCACAAAGTTGAAGCCTTTGCCAAGAATGCTCAAGATAAGCAGAACTTGAGTAGCAGCAATGAGGAGGAAATCACATCTCAAGTGTCCGAGATTTGCAGCGTCAGCGTTAGTGAGAGCCTCTCAACGATGACTAATGTCACTGACATGAGAGACATTGAAGAAGGCGAGCAAGAAGTGAGGGAATGACCGAGAGTGATTACTAGATCTCCGGCAAAGCCGCCACCGAGAAACGGCTTCAGAAGAGACTGGGTCGTCAATCAATCCCCCACCAGGAGATTCGACCAATCACCCGCCAGACAAATTGGCAGTGGGTCCCCAGTTCAGATTCATGACTCAGGTCGGGTCAAATTCCCCGGGAGAAGGGACCGGGGCGAATGCTCGAGAGGAATGACTGGATGAGAAAGGATGTGGCTCTTAGGGctcattttgttttgtgaaATTGGGAATTAGGGGAGCGAAACATGGTGCGACATTAAGGGATCACCGGGAGAGGTGACCACATAAGAGAGGATGTGGCTGTTAGGGATTTACTGCAATAGTTTtccctaaaaaaataataataaccttaaaaaattttcgagtttttttaattttaaatgagaTTTTACGATTTTAGCCTTGTATACTGATGCTATACATAACTTTGTGAAACTGCAGGGGAGGGATGTAAAAATATAGAGATACTTTCTATTAAACTGTTATTACGTGAAACCTCGAGGGAGGTATGtaaaaataacccttttgGATTATTCCAACGTGGGTTAAGGAGCTGGTTGATACGGTTGGAAAAACTATTTCCGTACATGATATATCATAACAAAATATGTGCCTAGATGTTATAACCTCATTTGGTTGTTTGACTCCActaattttggtttttactCCACCAATTTTGGCGAGGAAAAAGATGAAGTTGATCTTTCATGCGTTGTGTACTACACTCTGGTCAACTGCTGGTTGGCAAATTAAGATATAAGTGgacaatatttcaaaaagacGATAGGTGATTTCTTTGTTTAGATGGCTCTTTCATTTAATCATCTTTCcccttttgttttataattaaaatgttatatcatttgaaatttggatgCAACGTCCAAATTTAATTGGGATCTGCGAGTGGTTTGGTTGCTTTAAAAGCTTTTACTGTTTATTTTtgggaaaattaaaatttggaggccatttataatttttttagtaaaaaaaaattacttttttaaagaagtatctctaaattactttaatcaaaacttcaaaacttcaaaacttcaaaattacGGTTGAGCACCTCGAGtgaagaaattttagaatgcAACAAAAGTATTACTTCTAATATATTATACAATTTTTCTCTTGAAGTGAATTGCTGATTTAGCACATATTGGGTGCGgcagaagaagaataaagtgtttttaattaacattcaAATACGAACTTGGAGACTTGGAGTGGTTGTTTGAACTTGATTTAATGACGAATAAGATGAtgtattagtatttttttttttatctaattgaCTATTATGTTATGTGTTACATGTGTAACAACGAATCTGCAAAAAAAACATGCACGTCAGTATGTATATGGTCTCAGTCTGAGAGACAAAGGAGATGAAAAGTTGACTAAGATTATATGTGACCCAAAAAGGTTTAGCTTGTTCGTTAATTtcctttcaattttctttgcttGTTTTATTTAACAGCGTCATGAATTTGATGATACACATGATAAGCTCGACGACTATCCATAATTCCAAGCAAGACTCTACTGAATCAATCACGTGTGTTAGGCAGTCCCAAAATTCTTAATgacaaagtaaattaaatactACCACTGTGGCCTGTGGGGCCCCTTGATTTGCTAATCTGCATCTTCTTGACGTAATTGGTCCATTGATAACGCGTCAAACAGCACACCCTGTGTACAATAATGGACATAATTAGGGATTAAAAAGCAGACATTTTCACGCAGTTATATTTGTTTACATAAAGAGAGGGAAAGTTAGTGCATAAAGTATGGTTAAAATATCAGCAATCAGTCTTCACATTAGTGGATTatggttttctttttgttattattattattttactggATGAAATTATCATGTGTagatatttctatttttataattcggtctgtaaaataaaactctttctataaaaattattcGAAGAGgagaaaaatcataaatatttaaataataattatgggGTGCTTTTCCAttgagaatttgataaatttttaaacaaacGTGGATCTccaaatatataaaagcatATGCTTGagattattgttttttttttattacatgggactattgctcaaattacaactcatattacatgagactataactgatatttataaatcagATTATTATTGAAACCAATTTACATCAATGTTAGTAGAGCTCTGTCTAAATTTTAACCCTCTTAAATATTCGAGAGATATCTACTCCtcacatttaaataaaaaaaaagactaccTTTAcgtaaatttaattaaaaaaagggagtccctatgttacaattaatgtaacatacacactcaacaacaaccacacaaataaTGGGCCCacacaatttgtgtggttgttgttgagtgtgtatgttacattaattgtaacatagcatttgccttaaaaaaaatatccttCACAATATATTTGTAGGAGTTCGAACTGCTGCCTTCCAATTTGGAGTGGAGGGCAGCAGCCCTAACCTAGtggaagaaaaattattattagtcaAGACAAAAGTCAAGCACTCAAAGGAAGCTGAGCTTCATTTTCGTAGAAACTATAAAATGAATGAGGTACCAAGGAAAGAAAATCTCACTGCTTTTCTTTATACGCTTCCCAACTTAACCATCACATGTATGCGTCAATGTCATGACTCACCAATAATAATACCCACCTGCGTAACCCGAACCCGAACCCGGACGGACTCTATCATTCCTTCAATGGAGGTTCTGAGACCGCCACCACAACACAGGCCGACCCACGACCCTGCCCGGTTCATGCTCGAGCGGAAGGTAGCGGTTCCTTCTCAGCTGCCGGAGATTGTTGAAGAGGAAGGAGGTGGCGAGAAAGTTTACGTTGCCCTGGGGAAGTGTGTAGAGAAAGGCTTGAGCTTGCTTCATTGGACGCTTCAACGGTTTGGAAGTAGCAGAGAGATTTGTATTCTTCATGTTCATCAACCTTCTCCTGTTATTCCCACTCTCtgtatgtgtttattttaatgttaagaaaagaaaaataatttttttttagccaTTAATGTGttcaaattttgaactttttagCTTTTGTTCCGGTTTTTGAGACTTGAACTGTAAATGGGATCAGTTAATGAAGCTGTTTGAGCatctaaattttgtaattttattttattttgtaggaAAGGGTAGCAAGTTTTGAGTAATATGAGTTTGAAATGATATTGTGTCTATGTGTGTTTGTTGTGTTATGATTTGCAGTGGGGAAGTTGCCGGCCAGTCAAGCTAGTGCCGAAGTGTTGTCTGCATTTAGAGCTGAAGAGAGacagaaaatgaagaagcttttagataattacttgagaatttgtgttgaagcAAAGGTGATCTTGAGCTTCTCTTTCTCAATATCTATAAGTTGTTTCGATAAATATTGGCTGTTCCACCATGTTGATTCCctgtttttttcttaattaaggCATAAAGGAAACAAGTAATAAGCCCTGTAGAGATTAGTACCAGTTAAGTTCAATATTTTGTTCATTTGGGTTCGATCGCATCTTAGTGCTTTGATTCAAGTATAATGATACAGACATCTTTTGGTTGGATGAGATGCTCGATAATAATTCTTACTTTATgaaaagaaacttaaatatttGCTAGGATCACTTTGTTATTTTGTAGGGAAATCTAAGGAAGACAGTTAATTTGTAGGTGAAAGCAAGGATCATTACAACTGAAGCTGACAAAATACAGAAAGCAATTGTGCAATTAATGAACATACATGGTATTCAGAAGCTTGTAATGGGGGCTTTTCCAGACAAGTAAGTCGTTTATTGATCATCCGAATCCAACCATTCTTTATTCATTGGTTTATAAATGTTCGAATATGCCTTTATTCTGCAATTTGGTGCTATTTTGAGACTTCTTTGATTATCTCCCGATTTGGTGTAGAACGTAATAAGAGCCCTGTAGTCGTATACCATGTCTCCTAAgatgtttcttcttcttcttgtttgttgttttccatttttcatcTGGCTCTTAACATAATGTCTCGTTACAGTTGCATGAAGGTGAAAATGGGCTCTAGAAAAGCAAGCTATGCTGCAAAAAATGCTCCCATGTTCTGCGAGATATGGTTTGTTAACAAAGGGAAACATGTCTGGACAAAAGAAGCTTCTGAAAGCCCCAATTCTTTTCTACCATTTTGTGGAGCAGAGACTAGGAGTGCAAAAATGTTAAGGTCTAGGTCATTGGAGAATTGTAATAGTACTTCATTATTTAACCCAGAAAGCATTCTTTCCAGGTCTGCTACAACTTTAACCCATGTTGGAATTACTGACTGGGTTCAAAGTGATCCAGTTCACATGGTATTTCCTTCATCGCCCACTATATCTTGTTCagatatgaatttatttagtCCAAGAAGTAGTAGCACTGGCTCAGGATACATGTCTGAGAAAAGGGAATCCACAGATTCCGATTCAAAGGTTGAGGAAGACCCTCTATATGTTCAGCATAGAGAAGTAAGCATTAAAGCTGAAGAATTAAGGAACAGTGCTTTTGCAGAGTTTTTAAATCGCAAAAAGTTGGAATCAGAAGCTATGGAAGCCATTGGCAAGGTATATCCATGCTTAAGGAACTTGTACTCATCTTATTTGTATTACACTACCAGATTTTGAGGGCAAACTTAATGAAGAATGTGATTCACCTGAATTTATACATGTTCTATTCTTGACGTTGTATTTCTTTAGTATTAAAGAATTTGGAGGGAGAAATTGagggagagaagaaaaagaaaaggaagaaatgaaagaagctAGGGAGTGTCATCACATGCATTATATAATCATTAACGAGTgaatattttccatttttcttttcctatttCTTCAGGTCAAAGCTTTTGAATCTGCCTATGCTCGTGAAATGCATCTCCAGAAGGAAGCTGAGGATGCACTTCAAACTACAATACAGGACCAAGAAAAGCTCAAGCAAGAGAAAGCTTTCGTAACTCAGGAGCTGCACAGGACCATGAGAAATGTTGCTCTCTTAAATAGTCGTGCACAGGAAGCAAACCGTAGACGTGATGAAGCAACTGGAGAGTTGAAACTCATCCAAGCATCCATTGCTACTTTGCAGCAGGAGAAGCAAAGAATAAGAAGGCAGAAAGTGGAAGCAGTGCGCTGGCTAGAGCGGTGGAGAAGTCGTGGGCAAGCTGGAGCTGCAAATTATGATGGGTTCATTGGGTTGGTAGAAGATTTGCCTGAGTCAGCTGAGTTTTCATTGGCAGATTTGCAAACTGCAACATGCAATTTTTCTGAAAGCTTCAAAGTTGGGCAGGGAGGATTTGGCTGTGTCTACAAGGGAGAAATGTTGGGTAGAACTGTTGCCATAAAGATGCTTTATTCTCATAACATGCAAGGGCAGTTAGAGTTTCAACAAGAGGTTGGCTTCTCTGTCTCTCCTCTCCTCCAAACTCTTTAGTTTCTATTCTCAGTTATAGGAAACCTTGaggattttaaaatatgacaATTGTTGTGCAAAGTAGCCTGTTTCCAAAGTGTCTGTGCAGTTGCGCCACAGACCTTGCATCAATTGCTAACCTCATCGGGGTTGGCGAGAGAAGCAGCGAGCACTGTGTCACTTGGTGATATGGTCCTATGAAAAGTTTTCTGGttcattaacaattatttttgtgcATATCCAAAAGACGCAACAAGATCATAATGTGCCAATATTTATTGAGTAGAAGAACTAGCCATCAAATGTTCCATTACGACATGTGATTCCACCCGGGGCATAAGATTCTGCAGTAAGAGTTGTGACTCAGAAAATGCTCTTATGTATCCTGCTTTGATAGGATTGCCCGGTAActaaatgagataaaaaatatgtatctatttataatttgtggTTGCAGGTTCGAGTTCTTAGCAAACTGCAGCACCCTCATCTAGTGACTCTGCTTGGCGCATGCCCAGAAGCCTGGTCCCTTGTATATGAGTATTTGCCCAATGGTAGTCTCCAAGACCGTCTTTTCCGTAAAAGCAACGTTTCTCCCTTGTTATGGAAGGATCGAGCTCGGATTGCAGCTGAAATAGCTAGCGGCCTTTGCTTTTTGCACTCATCCAAACCTGAAAAGATTGTCCATGGTGATTTGAAACCACAAAACATTCTTCTAGACTCTGAACTCAGCAGCAAGATATGCGATTTTGGCATCTGCCGGCTGGTAACCGAGGACACCCTTTATTTGCCCAGTTTTCATCGGAGCACTGCGCCAAAGGGTTCTTTTCCATATGCAGATCCAGAGTACCACAGGACTGGAGTCCTAACTCCCAAGTCCGACAGTTACTCCTTTGGGTTGATAATCCTACAGCTACTTACTGGAAGGCTGCCAGTTGGGTTAGCAGGTGAAGTGCGAAGAGCTGTGTCATGCGGGAAGTTATCATCCATCTTGGATCCATTAGCTGGAGATTGGCCTACGTTTGTTGCAAGGCGTTTAGTGGACCTGGGATTGCAATGCTGTGAATTGTACGGTAGGGAGCGACCCGATATCACACCATCTCTGGTAAAGGAATTGGAACAGCTGCATGTTGCAGAGGAACGACCAGTTCCATCATTCTTTTTGTGCCCCATTCTTCAGGTGTGTTATCACTTGTGTATAAGTGGGTTAATAatacaacaattttaattatcaagagCCTTCTTGCTTGGAATTAGCTAACGAACCATTGAGTGGATAGTAACAGATTTAGTTTagcttttaataatttcttttacaatGCCTAGCTTAAATTTGTTGCAATCAAGCTCTGCTTCCATTTTTGGACATGCTTAGCTTTTGCAACACTAGGGCTCAACTTTCTTAGCAAAAGTCGTTGTTCTGCTGCCAAGCCTGCCACAGACATAATGACTGTTACCCCAGAAAACTCTATTATATAGCACTTTTTTTCAAAGTAGGATTTTGGGCTTCTGGGCAGATATTTATTAGTCCTACTTGTGCTTTCTGAGAATTAATATGTAATGAGAGATACTTTAGGCACGATCTAAACAGACTGCTGAAGCTGGGTTAGCGTCTTTGCTGCTAATAGTTAAAACTCTGAATTATGCTATGctattctcattttgttctttGATGAGTATGAAGATGCCATGTCATGATCATGGAGAGCTGTGATGAATGTTCAGCTTGTTTGCTTCCTGTGTGCAACTACAACTTATTATACCAATGCAGTTTATGCATGGGCTGGTTTGCTTTCAGGAAATAATGCATGACCCTCAGGTGGCAGCAGATGGATTCACATATGAAGGGAAAGCCATTCGTGACTGGTTGGAAAATGGCCGTGAAACTTCTCCTATGACCAATTTGAGGCTCAGTCACTTGCATCTAACTCCCAATCATGCTTTGCGGCATGCGATTCAAGACTGGCTGTGCAAATCTTGAATACCCATGAATTCATATATGTATGTAGTTTACATGTTATTAGTGTGTATAGAGTTGCATTACAAGACATTCATGTGTGTCCATTGTATATCATGCAACTAGTGTGCTTAGTCAGGAATAGCCTCATTCTATACGAAAGAAAATCAGAATATCTGAAGTGCAATTTGTAATAGTTTGTTGATATTCTATGGTGATCTGAATACGAAGTTACACTCTTATCAATAGAAAGACCTCTAGAAGTGCTTAACCAACATACTTTGTATGTACATACTAAGCAAGCACAACTGGCTGTTGAACTACATAACACGTGACAGCAGAAAAACCTAACAAGAAAAGCttcattgtttttgtaaatCTGCAGGCATCATCGGTGCTTCACTCAGATCAGTTGAATTCATCAACAACCTTGCAAGATTCCATCTCTTGCAGAAAGCAAAGATGCATTAGTTTGATTCTCAGTTTCACTGAAGGGATGATCATCTTCTATTAAATTTCCAATCTGATTTTCATCATTCTTGCTTTCTATAAGTGGAATAGATTCTCCTGTGATATGCCATCCATGTGACTCTTCCTTGCTAGGAAccatattttctttgaaacTTGTTTGAGTTTTGGGATTCCGAAGGACCTCTTCATCAATGCAACTACCCCAAGAGCTTGAATTCCCAGCTCTCTTGACGGGTTCAAAACTTGACTCCTCACTTCTGTGCTGTACTTTCTCAACTTTCTGAATCAATCCTCCATTCTCAAATGGTAGctgattttcttcattttcaaagTTAGTGAACTGAGAGTTACATCTATCAAATGTTCCCCGGGACGATTCCCGAAGAATTCCTTTTGCTGAAGATCTCTGGCAAAAGCTACCAAACCCTTGAATCCCTCTTGTCAGCTTTCGAGCTCGGTCTCTTTCTTCCTTCAGAAGAGATCCCTTTTCAATCAACTTCAAAATTCTATCGGATTTCTTCCTAACAGCTAAACCCCAGTTGAATCTGCACATACatagttttattaagataTGACATTAAAGCTAGTCAAATGAAACATCAGAGAAATCAACGCATGCAAACCCTTTCTCATCGATTAGCTGAAAGCTACCCATCTCTCCAATAACATCTTTGTCACTCTGAAATTCATTTGACACGCTCTCTGGTCCATGAGTCAGCAAGTGTTCAAGTACAACCAATGAGTTGTAAGAGACCCTCCAgttctttctttcaaatttcgAAAATCTAATAACATCAATTAACGCGCAcacaatgttaaaaatataaactcaGATAAATGTTGTTTACCTCcttgataataaaaaagagaaagaaatcgAAATGTTAAACAAACCTGTTGTGAAGTATTGCCACGATTCGCCAATAATCATCAACCTCAAAAGCAGCTCTTGATATTGATCCCATGGTCCTTGTATCCGGCGCCCACGTGTTTCCATTTGTAGCTTCTTCAGTCAACCTTCAAGACAATAGAAAACcaacacaaaaattatttcagaTCATCCAAGAACCAAAACAGAACTTCCCCAGTAACACAAACACATCAAGTGATTCAAATATTGAAAAGTTAAAGAGAGTCTTTTCATccataaaataaacttacagTTCTGCAGGTGTGACGTCAGTCAACGCTAAACGAGCAGTTTTGATCTTCTccttgaagaaaaaggaagctTGCTTCTTGAATTcatgaaaagaagaagaacccGTGTTGCTGTTATTGTTTTTGCTTAATATTGACATGATTTAGAAGAGAAAAGTTACAACTTTGGATCAGCTTTTTCATACAAATGGTAGCTTTGGTATAGGCAGGATGCAAAGCGCAACTAATCCAATCAAGGcaacagaaaaataatacTTAAAGTGGGGCTTTGTCTatgtaatcaaaatattattattttttttaaatgctacACTATTTACTGCTAATTTAATggagaaaatttcaaagtaGCTCTTGTGTGACAGAAACAATGAGAGAGTTCGAGATTGAAATTTTCAACTTTCTGAAAAAGATTCattagtatttaaaaatacagaaaagtttaataaattatggaGGTAAAGTCAACATCGAAGAAAGTACTGGCTGATGGGTGTTTTTctgatttgaattttaaatttcttgatgCCAATTAGTAATAACAAGCTGTGCCACCAGATCTTGGGGATGAGCAGGTTCTTCTGGTGATTGCCTTCGTTGTTTTTTTGTCACAAAATAAGATGTGATAAAACAGTCATAAACTATGTTATATTATAGCAACCTTAggttgttattaataataataatacaagcatcagaatttgaaatgaggattttaatttagatggctcttggttttttttttccccccttttttttttaattttataacacTATATAGTTCTTCGATTTGCTTATCAAAAGTAAAATGTGGTAAAGACCTAGGTGTAGGTAAATTCAGTTTCAATTATgttttctcaaaaaattaaacccaGTTTAGTCTAATATTTGAAACggattaatttttctcttttttttataaattcaatttttgatttttttttttatttaacaatggGTTTATAACTTCTAAATCAAACATCAAATTAGACTTTCGTTTAGAATTGAGGTTGAACATTAtacaacttaaaagttacagtagtaaagtatttggtaaatattagttgttgtaacttgtaagctaagttcatttaattttaaacttggataatgaaaaatctattatatctttactaatttttatcaaaattattaattaaaaattatattttgtacatatcattaatttgtatttcataattaccttttttttttttcacaacagcTGTTAACTTAAAAGTTGTAGCATCTCAATATCAAGCGGGACCTCAATTGATCTGAACTtgttaagttaaaattaatagaatttgaATCATTTTACCCACCCACACATAAAATGTGCTACATAAAGTAGTAACCTTGGTTTGTTTTCCAGTCGTTGCAACcaataaattacattttagaaactttgctaatttattattcttcatGTTCATGTTTCATCAGCTACATGTTATAGTTTTAATGAGATTAACAACGTTAAGGGAATTAATGTTACAATAGTAATGGTATATGATCAGAGTATTGATCATAGTATTTCTTACTGTATTGTAGTAATAGACTTCGCATTGTTTTGAGATGAATCAATTTGATTTGGATGAAGCAACTCGACCCCAAGGATAAAGTTAACATTGGGTAAGTGGGTGCAGCTGCCTTGGCCGATTTAAAAAATCCATTAAATTACATTCATTGTTTAAATCTTAGTTcccatgaatttaattaaaaaaaattaaaattaa
This window of the Citrus sinensis cultivar Valencia sweet orange chromosome 8, DVS_A1.0, whole genome shotgun sequence genome carries:
- the LOC102614975 gene encoding U-box domain-containing protein 33-like isoform X2, producing MNEVPRKENLTAFLYTLPNLTITCMRQCHDSPIIIPTCVTRTRTRTDSIIPSMEVLRPPPQHRPTHDPARFMLERKVAVPSQLPEIVEEEGGGEKVYVALGKCVEKGLSLLHWTLQRFGSSREILGKLPASQASAEVLSAFRAEERQKMKKLLDNYLRICVEAKVKARIITTEADKIQKAIVQLMNIHGIQKLVMGAFPDNCMKVKMGSRKASYAAKNAPMFCEIWFVNKGKHVWTKEASESPNSFLPFCGAETRSAKMLRSRSLENCNSTSLFNPESILSRSATTLTHVGITDWVQSDPVHMVFPSSPTISCSDMNLFSPRSSSTGSGYMSEKRESTDSDSKVEEDPLYVQHREVSIKAEELRNSAFAEFLNRKKLESEAMEAIGKVKAFESAYAREMHLQKEAEDALQTTIQDQEKLKQEKAFVTQELHRTMRNVALLNSRAQEANRRRDEATGELKLIQASIATLQQEKQRIRRQKVEAVRWLERWRSRGQAGAANYDGFIGLVEDLPESAEFSLADLQTATCNFSESFKVGQGGFGCVYKGEMLGRTVAIKMLYSHNMQGQLEFQQEVRVLSKLQHPHLVTLLGACPEAWSLVYEYLPNGSLQDRLFRKSNVSPLLWKDRARIAAEIASGLCFLHSSKPEKIVHGDLKPQNILLDSELSSKICDFGICRLVTEDTLYLPSFHRSTAPKGSFPYADPEYHRTGVLTPKSDSYSFGLIILQLLTGRLPVGLAGEVRRAVSCGKLSSILDPLAGDWPTFVARRLVDLGLQCCELYGRERPDITPSLVKELEQLHVAEERPVPSFFLCPILQEIMHDPQVAADGFTYEGKAIRDWLENGRETSPMTNLRLSHLHLTPNHALRHAIQDWLCKS
- the LOC102614975 gene encoding U-box domain-containing protein 33-like isoform X1; protein product: MNEVPRKENLTAFLYTLPNLTITCMRQCHDSPIIIPTCVTRTRTRTDSIIPSMEVLRPPPQHRPTHDPARFMLERKVAVPSQLPEIVEEEGGGEKVYVALGKCVEKGLSLLHWTLQRFGSSREICILHVHQPSPVIPTLLGKLPASQASAEVLSAFRAEERQKMKKLLDNYLRICVEAKVKARIITTEADKIQKAIVQLMNIHGIQKLVMGAFPDNCMKVKMGSRKASYAAKNAPMFCEIWFVNKGKHVWTKEASESPNSFLPFCGAETRSAKMLRSRSLENCNSTSLFNPESILSRSATTLTHVGITDWVQSDPVHMVFPSSPTISCSDMNLFSPRSSSTGSGYMSEKRESTDSDSKVEEDPLYVQHREVSIKAEELRNSAFAEFLNRKKLESEAMEAIGKVKAFESAYAREMHLQKEAEDALQTTIQDQEKLKQEKAFVTQELHRTMRNVALLNSRAQEANRRRDEATGELKLIQASIATLQQEKQRIRRQKVEAVRWLERWRSRGQAGAANYDGFIGLVEDLPESAEFSLADLQTATCNFSESFKVGQGGFGCVYKGEMLGRTVAIKMLYSHNMQGQLEFQQEVRVLSKLQHPHLVTLLGACPEAWSLVYEYLPNGSLQDRLFRKSNVSPLLWKDRARIAAEIASGLCFLHSSKPEKIVHGDLKPQNILLDSELSSKICDFGICRLVTEDTLYLPSFHRSTAPKGSFPYADPEYHRTGVLTPKSDSYSFGLIILQLLTGRLPVGLAGEVRRAVSCGKLSSILDPLAGDWPTFVARRLVDLGLQCCELYGRERPDITPSLVKELEQLHVAEERPVPSFFLCPILQEIMHDPQVAADGFTYEGKAIRDWLENGRETSPMTNLRLSHLHLTPNHALRHAIQDWLCKS
- the LOC102614975 gene encoding U-box domain-containing protein 33-like isoform X3, producing the protein MNIHGIQKLVMGAFPDNCMKVKMGSRKASYAAKNAPMFCEIWFVNKGKHVWTKEASESPNSFLPFCGAETRSAKMLRSRSLENCNSTSLFNPESILSRSATTLTHVGITDWVQSDPVHMVFPSSPTISCSDMNLFSPRSSSTGSGYMSEKRESTDSDSKVEEDPLYVQHREVSIKAEELRNSAFAEFLNRKKLESEAMEAIGKVKAFESAYAREMHLQKEAEDALQTTIQDQEKLKQEKAFVTQELHRTMRNVALLNSRAQEANRRRDEATGELKLIQASIATLQQEKQRIRRQKVEAVRWLERWRSRGQAGAANYDGFIGLVEDLPESAEFSLADLQTATCNFSESFKVGQGGFGCVYKGEMLGRTVAIKMLYSHNMQGQLEFQQEVRVLSKLQHPHLVTLLGACPEAWSLVYEYLPNGSLQDRLFRKSNVSPLLWKDRARIAAEIASGLCFLHSSKPEKIVHGDLKPQNILLDSELSSKICDFGICRLVTEDTLYLPSFHRSTAPKGSFPYADPEYHRTGVLTPKSDSYSFGLIILQLLTGRLPVGLAGEVRRAVSCGKLSSILDPLAGDWPTFVARRLVDLGLQCCELYGRERPDITPSLVKELEQLHVAEERPVPSFFLCPILQEIMHDPQVAADGFTYEGKAIRDWLENGRETSPMTNLRLSHLHLTPNHALRHAIQDWLCKS